In the genome of Falsirhodobacter halotolerans, one region contains:
- a CDS encoding CatB-related O-acetyltransferase: protein MTGPSPQTLHPMKGQGRIVFLQPLAEGRANVTVGPYTYYDDPDQPERFFDRNVLHHFDFVGDHLRIGPFCAFATGVRIVMNGANHAMTGFSTFPFNIFGHGWDAEFDPATWAAENRGDTTIGPDVWIGSEAWILPGVTIGAGAIIAAKSVVTRDVAPYAVVAGNPAREVRRRFDEATIARLLDLAWWDWPLDKLTRNLNAIRGADLATLEAAR from the coding sequence ATGACCGGCCCCTCCCCCCAGACCTTGCATCCGATGAAGGGGCAGGGCCGGATCGTGTTCCTGCAACCGCTGGCCGAAGGGCGGGCGAATGTGACGGTCGGGCCCTACACCTATTACGACGACCCCGACCAGCCGGAGCGGTTCTTTGATCGGAATGTGCTGCATCACTTCGATTTCGTGGGTGACCACCTGCGGATCGGTCCGTTCTGCGCCTTCGCCACGGGCGTCCGCATCGTCATGAACGGCGCGAACCATGCCATGACGGGGTTTTCGACCTTTCCCTTCAACATCTTCGGCCATGGCTGGGACGCGGAGTTCGACCCCGCGACATGGGCGGCGGAGAACCGCGGCGACACCACCATCGGCCCCGATGTCTGGATCGGGTCGGAGGCGTGGATCCTGCCCGGCGTGACCATCGGCGCGGGCGCGATCATCGCCGCGAAATCGGTGGTGACGCGCGATGTCGCCCCCTATGCCGTGGTGGCCGGAAACCCCGCGCGCGAGGTGCGGCGCCGCTTTGACGAGGCCACCATCGCCCGCCTGCTGGACCTTGCCTGGTGGGACTGGCCGCTGGACAAACTGACCCGAAACCTGAACGCCATTCGCGGGGCCGACCTTGCGACGCTGGAGGCTGCCCGATGA
- a CDS encoding MOSC domain-containing protein gives MIRLAAIYRHPIKAHGREELASVLLSTGACLPFDRHWAVAHEAARLVEGWNRCANFSRGAKVPALMAITSALEETTRTLTLRHPDRPDLTFRPDDAADLPRFLDWVRPLMPPDRAASDRIVTAGRGMTDSPFPSISLLSTSTLGDLSARMGQDLSRHRWRGNLWLDGLPPLAERDLVGREITIGTTRLRVEEPITRCRATMADPDTGVIDADTLAALHEAYGHRDFGVYATVVAGGTIRAGDEVRV, from the coding sequence ATGATCCGGCTGGCCGCCATATACCGGCACCCGATCAAGGCACACGGACGCGAGGAACTCGCGTCCGTTCTGCTTTCGACGGGGGCCTGCCTGCCCTTTGATCGGCATTGGGCGGTGGCGCATGAGGCGGCCCGTCTGGTGGAGGGGTGGAACCGCTGCGCCAATTTCTCGCGCGGGGCGAAGGTGCCGGCGCTGATGGCGATCACCTCCGCGCTGGAGGAGACGACCCGCACCCTGACCCTGCGCCATCCCGACCGTCCCGACCTGACCTTTCGTCCCGATGACGCCGCCGATCTGCCGCGCTTTCTCGATTGGGTGCGGCCGCTGATGCCGCCGGATCGCGCGGCTTCGGATCGGATCGTGACCGCGGGGCGGGGCATGACGGACAGCCCATTCCCCTCGATCTCCCTCCTCTCCACCTCGACCCTTGGCGATCTGTCGGCGCGGATGGGGCAAGACCTGTCGCGGCATCGCTGGCGGGGGAACCTGTGGCTGGACGGCCTGCCGCCTTTGGCCGAACGCGATCTGGTGGGGCGCGAGATCACCATCGGCACGACCCGCCTGCGGGTGGAGGAACCGATCACCCGCTGCCGCGCCACGATGGCCGACCCCGACACCGGCGTGATCGACGCCGATACCCTGGCCGCCCTGCATGAGGCCTATGGTCACCGCGATTTCGGCGTCTATGCCACCGTGGTCGCGGGCGGCACGATCCGCGCGGGCGACGAGGTGCGGGTATGA
- the yidC gene encoding membrane protein insertase YidC, translating to MENPKNLVLAIVLSLLVMLGWFWLFPPEQQANNPDQPDQVSTTADQPMTQQGDPAGGEVAPVAAEAPRITIDTPELSGSISTIGARLDDLLLKSYRVTLAEDSPNVRLLTPVGEDRAYYALQGWVPGGGLDYPDVPGPDTQWQVQGAGTLTADTPVTLQWQSPAGLLFTRTIAVDEQYMFTVTDQVQNTGDAEQRLAPYGMIARHGLPVDLQGFFVLHEGVVGRVDGELIETKYKAVRDLPAAPRESGLVATREATTDGWIGFTDHYWMTTLIPQEETPFTAVEKYLPQSDIYTTETRQPLMTVAPGATIETSSRVFAGAKEWATIRHYQNDEGVAGFIDSIDWGWFFFLTKPIFAVLHWLNAHIGNMGLAIIALTFILKALVLPLAYKSYVSMARMKELQPEMEALKERAGDDRQKLQKEIMTLYREKKVNPAAGCLPILLQIPIFFSLYKVILVTIELRHAPFFGWLQDLSAPDPSSLFNLFGLLPWAAPEHGSILALIFIGVLPILLGISMWLQQKLNPAPTDPTQQMIFAWMPWVFMFMLGSFASGLVLYWITNNLITFTQQYIIMASHGKRPDLFDNIRASFRKKPKPVAAPEKTMPAKKGKSTK from the coding sequence ATGGAAAACCCGAAGAACCTCGTCCTCGCCATCGTTCTCAGCCTCCTTGTGATGCTGGGATGGTTCTGGCTGTTCCCGCCGGAGCAGCAGGCGAACAACCCCGACCAGCCCGATCAGGTGAGCACGACCGCCGATCAGCCGATGACCCAGCAGGGCGATCCGGCGGGCGGCGAGGTGGCCCCCGTGGCGGCCGAGGCCCCGCGCATCACCATCGACACGCCGGAACTGTCGGGCTCCATCTCCACCATCGGGGCGCGACTGGACGATCTGCTGCTGAAATCCTATCGCGTCACGCTGGCCGAGGATTCGCCCAATGTCCGCCTGCTGACCCCGGTTGGGGAAGATCGCGCCTATTACGCGCTGCAGGGCTGGGTGCCGGGCGGGGGTCTGGATTATCCCGACGTGCCGGGACCGGACACGCAATGGCAGGTGCAGGGCGCGGGCACGCTGACCGCCGACACGCCGGTCACGCTGCAATGGCAAAGCCCGGCGGGCCTGTTGTTCACCCGCACCATCGCAGTGGACGAACAATACATGTTCACCGTCACCGATCAGGTCCAGAACACGGGCGACGCCGAACAGCGCCTGGCCCCTTACGGCATGATCGCGCGCCACGGCCTGCCGGTCGATCTTCAGGGCTTCTTCGTCCTGCACGAAGGCGTCGTGGGCCGCGTCGATGGCGAGTTGATCGAGACGAAATACAAGGCGGTGCGCGACCTGCCCGCCGCCCCGCGCGAAAGCGGCCTCGTGGCCACCCGTGAGGCGACGACCGACGGCTGGATCGGCTTCACCGACCATTACTGGATGACGACGCTGATCCCGCAGGAGGAGACGCCCTTCACGGCGGTGGAGAAATACCTGCCGCAGTCGGACATCTACACCACCGAAACGCGCCAGCCGCTGATGACCGTCGCCCCCGGCGCCACGATCGAGACGTCGTCGCGCGTGTTCGCGGGCGCCAAGGAATGGGCCACCATCCGCCATTACCAGAACGACGAAGGCGTGGCGGGCTTCATCGACAGCATCGACTGGGGCTGGTTCTTCTTCCTGACGAAACCGATCTTCGCCGTCCTGCACTGGCTGAACGCGCATATCGGCAACATGGGCCTGGCAATCATCGCGCTGACCTTCATCCTGAAGGCTTTGGTGCTGCCGCTGGCTTACAAATCCTATGTCTCCATGGCGCGGATGAAGGAACTCCAGCCTGAGATGGAGGCCCTGAAGGAACGTGCGGGCGACGATCGGCAGAAGCTCCAGAAAGAGATCATGACCCTCTATCGCGAGAAGAAGGTCAATCCGGCGGCGGGCTGTCTGCCGATCCTGCTGCAGATTCCGATCTTCTTCTCGCTTTACAAGGTGATTCTGGTCACGATCGAACTGCGCCACGCCCCGTTTTTCGGCTGGCTGCAGGATCTGTCCGCGCCCGATCCGTCGTCGCTGTTCAACCTGTTCGGCCTGCTGCCCTGGGCCGCGCCGGAGCATGGTTCGATCCTGGCGCTGATCTTCATCGGGGTGCTGCCGATCCTTTTGGGCATCTCGATGTGGTTGCAGCAAAAGCTGAACCCCGCGCCCACCGATCCGACGCAACAGATGATCTTCGCCTGGATGCCGTGGGTGTTCATGTTCATGCTGGGCAGCTTCGCCAGCGGTCTCGTGCTCTACTGGATCACGAACAACCTGATCACCTTCACCCAGCAATACATCATCATGGCGAGCCATGGGAAACGACCGGACCTGTTCGACAACATCCGGGCAAGCTTCCGCAAAAAGCCGAAACCCGTGGCCGCGCCGGAAAAGACCATGCCTGCGAAAAAGGGCAAAAGCACCAAATGA
- the ttcA gene encoding tRNA 2-thiocytidine(32) synthetase TtcA, whose product MLDDADDIHPLFHGAPKTTEFRKLRKRLVREVREAMDTYGMIRKGDRWLVCLSGGKDSYTLLAVLTELQWRGLLPVDILACNLDQGQPNFPATVLPEFLSKMGVPHRIEYQDTYSIVMDKVPQGRTMCALCSRLRRGNLYRIAREEGCSAVVLGHHRDDILETFFMNLFHGGRLATMPPRLLNEEGDLFVHRPLAFVAEADCEAFATAMNYPIIPCDLCGSQDGLQRQQVKQLLDGWEARSPGRRQVMFRSLMNARPSHLLDPSLFDFAGLMAGAATPPNDAPRLRADP is encoded by the coding sequence ATGCTCGATGATGCCGACGACATCCACCCCCTGTTCCACGGCGCGCCCAAGACGACCGAGTTCCGCAAGCTGCGCAAGCGTCTTGTGCGCGAGGTGCGGGAGGCGATGGACACCTATGGCATGATCCGCAAGGGCGACCGCTGGCTGGTCTGCCTGTCGGGGGGCAAGGACAGCTATACCCTTCTGGCCGTCCTGACCGAACTGCAATGGCGCGGGCTGCTGCCGGTCGATATCCTTGCCTGCAATCTGGATCAGGGGCAGCCGAACTTCCCCGCCACCGTCCTGCCGGAATTCCTGTCGAAAATGGGCGTGCCGCACCGGATCGAGTATCAGGACACCTATTCGATCGTGATGGACAAGGTGCCGCAGGGCCGGACGATGTGCGCGCTGTGTTCGCGCCTGCGCCGCGGCAACCTTTATCGCATCGCGCGCGAAGAGGGATGTTCGGCCGTGGTTCTGGGCCATCACCGCGACGACATTCTTGAGACGTTCTTCATGAACCTGTTCCACGGCGGACGGCTGGCGACGATGCCGCCGCGCCTTTTGAACGAAGAAGGCGACCTGTTCGTCCACCGCCCGCTGGCCTTCGTGGCCGAGGCCGATTGCGAGGCCTTCGCCACCGCGATGAACTATCCCATCATCCCCTGCGACTTGTGCGGATCGCAGGACGGGTTGCAGCGCCAGCAGGTCAAACAGCTTCTGGACGGGTGGGAGGCGCGGTCCCCCGGCCGCCGTCAGGTGATGTTCCGCAGCCTGATGAACGCGCGGCCCTCGCACCTTCTGGACCCGTCCCTGTTCGATTTCGCGGGGCTGATGGCGGGCGCGGCCACACCCCCGAACGACGCCCCACGTCTGCGTGCGGACCCGTGA
- the yidD gene encoding membrane protein insertion efficiency factor YidD — MTPLARLVALPVRAYRLLWSPWVGHGCRFQPTCSAYALEALEKRGALIGIWLTLRRLARCHPFGGSGYDPVPERKPDDAR; from the coding sequence ATGACCCCCCTTGCCCGCCTTGTCGCGCTGCCGGTGCGGGCGTATCGCCTGCTCTGGTCGCCCTGGGTCGGGCATGGCTGCCGCTTCCAGCCCACCTGTTCGGCCTATGCGCTTGAGGCGCTGGAAAAGCGTGGCGCGTTGATCGGCATCTGGCTAACCCTGCGGCGGTTGGCCCGATGCCACCCATTTGGCGGATCGGGATACGACCCCGTGCCGGAAAGGAAGCCCGACGATGCTCGATGA
- the rnpA gene encoding ribonuclease P protein component: MAMQVLTKRADFLRAAQARRQGAQGFLLQARARGDDAPLRVGFTCSKKLGNAVARNRAKRRLREIARLVLTDAGHAGWDYVLVGRPNTTATRDFAALTNDLRLALRQIHK, translated from the coding sequence ATGGCCATGCAGGTTCTGACCAAACGAGCCGATTTTCTGCGCGCCGCACAGGCGCGGCGGCAAGGCGCGCAGGGGTTTCTTCTGCAGGCGCGGGCGCGGGGCGATGATGCGCCTTTGCGGGTCGGATTCACCTGCTCCAAGAAGTTGGGCAACGCGGTTGCGCGCAACCGCGCCAAACGGCGCCTGCGCGAGATTGCGCGGCTGGTGCTGACGGATGCGGGCCATGCGGGATGGGATTACGTTCTCGTGGGCCGTCCGAACACCACCGCGACGCGCGACTTCGCCGCCCTGACGAACGATCTGCGGCTGGCGCTGCGCCAGATCCACAAATGA
- the rpmH gene encoding 50S ribosomal protein L34, protein MKRTFQPSNLVRARRHGFRARMATKGGRLVLNARRAKGRKKLSA, encoded by the coding sequence ATGAAGCGCACTTTTCAACCGTCGAACCTGGTTCGCGCCCGCCGCCACGGCTTTCGTGCACGCATGGCCACCAAGGGCGGCCGTCTTGTCCTAAACGCCCGTCGCGCCAAGGGCCGCAAGAAACTCTCGGCCTGA
- a CDS encoding sensor histidine kinase translates to MYLAGKVQGGRVFKGWSGFLNSLSGRFLMLTVVFVLLAEVMILVPSIARFREDYLQLRLEKAQLASLALLTTENSISPQLEAELLSNAGVYNVVLRRDAVRQLVLSSPIPAPIDRTYDLRSVSHAALIRDAVEEFFDPRAHVIRVIGFPVEQGGDLIEVAMSTGPLRAAMIDYSLRILAISAAITILTAAILFIAVQKLMVVPIRRVVAHMAVYAEAPEDARRMIAPKSGVLEIREAEEALKSMQTQLTGNLRQKERLAQLGGAVAKISHDLRNILTSAQLFADRIGDSVDPIVARSAPKLVNSITRAVSLCETTLAFGKAEEPPPSLTRFSLRLLVEEVLEAELPEDGPIAPVLDIPASMMVRADREQVYRVLSNLIRNARQAIEATGEAGNIEMAGGEADAEWWIRVGDNGPGLPPKAREHLFTAFQGGTRKGGSGLGLAIAAELVRGHGGRLELLHTGETGTEFLIRLPKSDTLTDI, encoded by the coding sequence ATGTATCTTGCAGGCAAAGTGCAAGGTGGGCGTGTGTTCAAGGGATGGTCGGGGTTTTTGAACTCGCTTTCGGGCCGGTTCCTCATGCTGACGGTCGTGTTCGTCCTCTTGGCCGAGGTCATGATTCTCGTCCCCTCCATCGCCCGCTTCCGCGAGGATTATCTGCAGTTGCGGCTGGAAAAGGCGCAGCTGGCCTCGCTGGCCCTGTTGACGACGGAAAACTCCATCTCCCCCCAGTTGGAGGCGGAATTGCTGTCAAATGCCGGCGTCTACAACGTCGTTCTGCGGCGGGACGCGGTGCGGCAACTGGTGCTGTCTTCGCCCATTCCCGCGCCGATCGACCGCACCTATGATCTGCGCAGCGTCAGCCACGCCGCCTTGATCCGCGATGCGGTGGAGGAATTTTTCGACCCCCGCGCCCATGTCATCCGCGTCATCGGCTTTCCCGTCGAACAGGGGGGCGACCTGATCGAGGTGGCGATGTCCACCGGACCCCTGCGCGCGGCGATGATCGATTACAGCCTGCGAATCCTCGCGATTTCGGCGGCGATCACCATCCTGACGGCGGCGATTCTGTTCATCGCCGTGCAAAAGCTGATGGTCGTGCCGATTCGCCGCGTGGTGGCGCATATGGCCGTCTATGCCGAAGCGCCCGAGGATGCGCGCCGCATGATCGCCCCCAAATCCGGCGTGCTGGAGATTCGCGAGGCCGAGGAGGCGCTGAAATCCATGCAGACGCAGCTGACCGGCAACCTGCGGCAGAAGGAACGTCTGGCCCAGTTGGGCGGGGCGGTGGCCAAGATCAGCCACGATCTGCGCAACATCCTGACCTCGGCCCAGCTGTTCGCGGACCGCATCGGCGACAGCGTCGATCCCATCGTCGCACGGTCGGCCCCCAAGCTGGTCAATTCGATCACCCGCGCGGTGTCCTTGTGCGAAACCACCCTGGCCTTCGGCAAGGCCGAGGAGCCGCCCCCCTCGCTGACCCGATTCTCGCTCCGCCTGCTGGTGGAGGAGGTGCTGGAGGCCGAACTGCCCGAGGATGGCCCGATCGCCCCCGTCCTGGACATTCCCGCCAGCATGATGGTGCGTGCCGACCGCGAGCAGGTCTATCGCGTGCTGTCGAACCTGATCCGCAACGCGCGTCAGGCGATCGAGGCGACGGGCGAGGCGGGCAATATCGAAATGGCCGGGGGGGAGGCGGATGCCGAATGGTGGATCCGCGTGGGGGACAACGGCCCCGGCCTGCCGCCCAAGGCGCGCGAGCATCTGTTCACCGCCTTTCAGGGCGGGACGCGCAAGGGCGGGTCGGGTCTGGGCCTTGCCATCGCCGCCGAACTGGTGCGCGGGCATGGCGGGCGGCTGGAGCTGCTTCACACGGGCGAAACGGGGACCGAGTTCCTGATCCGTCTGCCCAAGTCCGACACCCTGACCGACATCTGA
- a CDS encoding tyrosine-type recombinase/integrase, which translates to MAGAAGSRIMSKPAFPRAINRRKTSVHSDPFKAALWDGSDPLYAPCMRRVKRWFYWRPPARYVTAGYSKNPIRLPGEADDGQDAARAQTSRDLTREMLRWFNASEALVEPGTWQWLIGRYKSDEFSPFREVKENTRADYLFSLVRWEEAIGKTLIAETDHIAMKRWQKAMTDKGRSVAYIKRMFTMLRIVTSYGVIIKDRHAREVQAILGEMRIKAPKARTVSPSGDQVAAIITKADEAGQSAFALGILLQWWLTLRAVDVRGQWLGSGADRRWADGLTWDMVDKDLSVIRKTPSKTEASLVEVLEFPVVPEIRVRLAAIPQDQRIGPVIKMADGKPFEKRYWAALWRRFAKAAGVPDEVQMRDTRAGAINHARSLGATPMELQHQANHADFKTTERYVRERSSTIRKVIELRARTSKQPT; encoded by the coding sequence TTGGCCGGCGCCGCCGGATCGCGGATCATGTCGAAGCCCGCATTCCCGCGGGCGATCAATCGAAGGAAGACCTCGGTGCATTCTGACCCTTTCAAGGCCGCGCTGTGGGACGGGAGCGATCCGCTCTACGCCCCCTGCATGCGACGGGTAAAGCGCTGGTTTTACTGGCGCCCCCCGGCCCGCTATGTGACCGCCGGATACAGCAAGAATCCCATCCGCCTCCCAGGCGAAGCCGATGACGGCCAAGACGCCGCCCGCGCCCAGACGTCGCGCGACCTGACACGCGAAATGCTGCGCTGGTTCAACGCTTCCGAGGCGCTGGTCGAACCCGGCACCTGGCAATGGCTGATCGGCCGATACAAGAGCGACGAGTTCTCCCCGTTCCGCGAGGTGAAGGAAAACACACGTGCGGACTATCTGTTCAGCTTGGTCCGGTGGGAGGAAGCGATCGGGAAGACGCTGATTGCAGAGACGGACCACATCGCGATGAAGCGCTGGCAGAAGGCCATGACCGACAAGGGCCGCTCCGTCGCCTACATCAAGCGCATGTTCACGATGCTGCGGATCGTCACCAGCTACGGGGTCATCATCAAGGATCGCCACGCACGCGAGGTGCAGGCCATTCTTGGCGAAATGCGGATCAAGGCACCGAAGGCCAGAACCGTTAGCCCCTCGGGCGATCAGGTCGCTGCTATCATCACCAAGGCAGACGAGGCGGGGCAATCAGCCTTCGCCCTGGGCATCCTGCTCCAGTGGTGGCTGACCCTACGCGCGGTCGATGTGCGCGGCCAATGGCTCGGCTCCGGTGCGGACCGCCGGTGGGCAGACGGCTTGACTTGGGACATGGTGGACAAGGACCTATCGGTCATCCGCAAGACCCCCAGCAAGACCGAAGCCTCCCTGGTCGAGGTGTTGGAGTTTCCCGTCGTGCCGGAGATCCGCGTTCGCCTTGCCGCAATCCCGCAGGACCAGCGTATCGGTCCGGTGATCAAGATGGCGGACGGCAAGCCATTCGAAAAGCGTTACTGGGCGGCCCTATGGCGGCGATTCGCGAAGGCGGCGGGCGTCCCAGACGAGGTGCAAATGCGCGACACGCGCGCCGGTGCTATCAACCACGCACGGTCCCTTGGCGCGACTCCGATGGAACTTCAACATCAGGCCAACCACGCCGATTTCAAGACGACGGAACGCTACGTTCGCGAGCGGTCCAGCACGATCCGAAAGGTCATTGAGCTTCGCGCCAGAACGTCGAAGCAACCGACCTGA
- a CDS encoding Ref family recombination enhancement nuclease: MTVHPGNLAGRPPLGLKRPKPERGTAAARRHIEAVKQLPCVICGASPVEVHHCYSHRYGSRKRSDFETIPLCVRHHRIGPEAIHQDKAAWEAANGPDTDFLSTVADMLAGDWVNPWRRT, from the coding sequence ATGACCGTTCACCCTGGCAATCTTGCGGGCCGCCCGCCCCTCGGGCTCAAGCGCCCAAAGCCCGAGCGCGGCACGGCGGCGGCAAGACGGCACATCGAGGCCGTGAAGCAATTGCCCTGCGTGATCTGTGGCGCATCGCCGGTCGAGGTACACCACTGCTACAGCCACCGATACGGAAGCCGAAAGCGCAGCGACTTCGAGACGATTCCGCTGTGCGTCCGTCATCATCGGATCGGTCCAGAGGCGATTCACCAAGATAAGGCAGCGTGGGAAGCCGCGAACGGGCCTGACACCGATTTCCTTTCCACCGTCGCTGACATGCTTGCGGGCGATTGGGTTAATCCATGGAGGAGAACATGA
- a CDS encoding recombination protein NinB, with the protein MSGQTVILRGASQRDFARHLISLAPQDAVVTVRAATRTNDQNALMWALLSDVSRAKPQGRCHTSEVWKALFMHACGHATQFQMGLDGQPFPVGFRTSNLSKGQMSDLIEFILAWGSENGVRWSDEARVA; encoded by the coding sequence ATGAGCGGTCAGACCGTCATTCTGCGCGGCGCCAGTCAACGGGACTTCGCCCGGCACCTGATCAGCCTCGCGCCGCAGGACGCGGTGGTGACGGTCCGCGCCGCAACGCGCACGAACGACCAGAACGCCCTCATGTGGGCGCTCCTGTCCGACGTCAGCCGCGCGAAACCGCAAGGCCGCTGCCACACGTCGGAGGTCTGGAAGGCGCTTTTCATGCACGCCTGCGGCCATGCCACGCAATTTCAAATGGGGCTGGACGGCCAGCCGTTCCCCGTGGGCTTTCGCACGTCCAACCTGTCGAAGGGCCAGATGAGCGACCTGATCGAATTCATCCTCGCGTGGGGATCCGAAAACGGCGTGCGGTGGTCGGATGAAGCGAGGGTGGCATGA
- a CDS encoding phage replication initiation protein, NGO0469 family codes for MVDYIEESTGGNFKPTPEGQHEMICCRVIDMGTHKSEYQGEVKHNRKILISWEIPGVRTEIDGKDVPAIHSERFTWSFHEKANLRKFLENWRGTPFKPEDFRGQNGNGFRISRLVGVPCYAQIMHETGNNGRTYSNMTSIMRFPGKQEAWPKAEGDTIFFDLDNFDQGIFDKLSKRLKAQIAETPEGAELIHRGVMHYAADDAAGPGQPNGDRGQASSGGTAAGASTGGASQVYDDEIPFQIDRRL; via the coding sequence ATGGTTGATTATATTGAAGAAAGCACCGGCGGAAATTTCAAGCCCACGCCCGAAGGACAGCACGAGATGATCTGCTGCCGCGTGATTGACATGGGCACGCACAAAAGCGAGTATCAGGGCGAGGTCAAGCACAACCGGAAAATCCTGATCTCGTGGGAAATCCCGGGCGTCCGCACCGAGATCGACGGCAAGGATGTTCCGGCGATCCACAGCGAGCGCTTCACCTGGTCCTTCCACGAAAAGGCGAACCTGCGCAAATTTCTTGAGAATTGGCGCGGCACTCCGTTCAAGCCCGAGGATTTTCGCGGCCAGAACGGCAACGGCTTTCGGATCAGTCGTTTGGTTGGCGTCCCCTGCTATGCGCAAATCATGCACGAGACCGGCAACAACGGTCGCACCTATTCCAACATGACCTCGATCATGCGGTTTCCGGGCAAGCAGGAGGCCTGGCCAAAGGCAGAAGGCGATACGATCTTCTTCGATCTCGACAATTTCGACCAGGGCATTTTCGACAAGCTGTCCAAGCGCCTGAAAGCGCAGATCGCTGAGACGCCGGAGGGTGCCGAACTGATCCACCGCGGCGTGATGCATTATGCAGCTGATGATGCGGCCGGTCCGGGTCAGCCGAACGGTGATCGCGGCCAAGCTTCGAGCGGTGGAACGGCAGCCGGGGCGAGCACCGGCGGAGCATCGCAGGTCTATGACGACGAAATCCCCTTCCAGATCGATCGGAGGCTGTAA
- a CDS encoding DUF2513 domain-containing protein produces the protein MDKCPRQYLTRTIVHFVADSSESLCYPAPASVVLGEIDMACESSPTDPMLIRLLEGSGTVQRDLDFMRQILADMEASQEWLHPIGHDDNPPGGREKHDYHVLLLADEGFLQRMQPGIFRMTAKGHDFLDNTRDSGIWRASKAALSGFGSHSVTMLMNVAEGYVRQKLIENGVPLGQGWPR, from the coding sequence ATGGACAAATGTCCACGTCAATACCTGACGAGGACAATAGTCCACTTTGTCGCGGACAGCTCCGAATCGCTGTGTTATCCTGCGCCTGCCAGCGTGGTGCTGGGGGAGATAGATATGGCTTGCGAATCCTCGCCCACCGACCCGATGCTCATCCGGCTATTGGAAGGCAGCGGTACGGTGCAACGCGATCTGGATTTCATGCGGCAGATACTGGCGGATATGGAGGCGTCACAAGAATGGCTGCACCCGATCGGCCATGATGACAATCCGCCTGGCGGGCGGGAGAAGCACGACTATCACGTGCTGCTGCTTGCCGACGAAGGGTTCCTTCAGCGCATGCAACCCGGCATCTTCCGCATGACAGCGAAAGGTCACGACTTTCTGGACAACACGCGCGACAGCGGGATTTGGCGGGCATCCAAAGCCGCCCTGTCAGGCTTCGGCAGCCACAGCGTCACCATGTTGATGAACGTGGCCGAAGGCTATGTTCGGCAGAAGCTGATTGAGAACGGGGTGCCGCTGGGGCAGGGCTGGCCGAGGTGA
- a CDS encoding STAS-like domain-containing protein: protein MLRLLEIEKAMKTISIAKDFTRFPGGRYRKHGPGSGEEFREVFLLPALRAGEDIVVTFDGVAGYPSSFVEEAFGGLVRGGLSINDIKRHLKLESLSPTYAPYIATAWRYIDEAGDR, encoded by the coding sequence ATGCTTCGTTTGCTAGAGATTGAAAAAGCAATGAAAACGATAAGCATCGCCAAAGACTTTACTAGATTTCCCGGCGGCCGTTACAGGAAGCATGGACCAGGCAGTGGAGAAGAATTCCGAGAGGTATTTTTACTTCCAGCCCTTCGAGCCGGTGAAGATATAGTTGTCACATTCGATGGTGTTGCAGGTTATCCTTCATCGTTCGTAGAAGAAGCATTTGGAGGACTTGTGCGGGGCGGCTTGTCAATTAATGACATAAAGCGCCATCTTAAGCTAGAAAGTCTGTCTCCCACGTATGCACCATATATAGCAACTGCTTGGCGATATATCGATGAGGCTGGAGATCGCTGA
- a CDS encoding ClpX C4-type zinc finger protein, whose translation MIFFKALRENQRQLQLRVEFLEGDVQRLMAEVKTLTRQEGKSDHFCTFCGKGNREVQKLIAGPKVLRGDQSVMICEECIALCTDIIAENGGAA comes from the coding sequence ATGATCTTTTTCAAGGCGCTACGTGAAAACCAGCGGCAACTTCAGCTCCGCGTCGAGTTCCTTGAAGGGGACGTGCAGCGTCTCATGGCAGAGGTAAAGACGCTCACTCGGCAGGAGGGGAAATCAGACCATTTCTGCACATTCTGCGGAAAAGGTAATCGCGAGGTTCAAAAGCTGATCGCGGGTCCGAAAGTGCTACGAGGCGATCAATCGGTGATGATCTGCGAAGAGTGTATCGCCCTGTGCACCGACATCATCGCGGAAAATGGAGGTGCCGCATGA